The sequence AATTTATTCGATAGTCCCATTTGTTACACCTCCATATTATCGTCACTCACCAAAGCTCTTCCTACTCGTATAAATGTTGCACCTTCTGTAATTGCTATTCCATAATCATTCGTCATCCCCATGGATAACTCTGTACACGAAATATTGTTTAACTGAAGCGCATGAATTTCTTGCTGCAATTGCTTTAACTCATGAAATACGTGATGCAGCTCTATGTCGCTATTTGTAATAGGTGCCATTGTCATTAAACCAACAATCTCAATAAACGTAAAATTCGCTTCTTGTAAAAAAGGTAGCGCCTCTTCTTTTGAAAAACCATGTTTGCTTTCCTCACCAGAAATATTCACTTGAAGGAAACATTTTACTGGTTTAGTAGCTCGCTTTTCGATTTCCTGTGCTAGCGATAATCGGTCAAGCGAATGCAAATAATCGATTTTTGGTAAAACATCTTTTACTTTACGTGTTTGCAAAGAACCAATGTAATGCCAACAAATGTCTTCTTTATCTGCAAGTGCTACTGTTTTTTCTTGAAAAACATCTGCACGATTTTCACCAAAGTGACGGATACCTAAATCATAAAGCTCTGTGATTCCAGCAGCATCAATTGTTTTTGTCACAGCTACTAACGTTACATCCTTCGCCTGACGATTACTCTCTTCACAGGCACGCTCTATTTGTGCCGTTACTTTTTGTAAATTAGCTTGTTTTGTCATTTTTTAATCACCTTATATAATTCCCGAAGCGCTTTATTTAAAACGTTTCTTGTTATAATCAGATACCCGGTCACTTGGCAATATTTCAAAAGTGGCCGGGTGAAATTGTGTTATAAGTATTATCCGCGACGGTTACGGTTACGGATAAATGCTGGTACATCAACATCTGAACTATTTTGTTGTGGTTCAGCTTGTTGTTCATGAACTGGTGCATTTGCTTGTTGTGGCGCATTTTGTGCGTAATCATTTTGTTGTTCTTCTTGTACAGCATAATTAGGACGATTTACTTGGATAGATTGATTTGGACGGCGATTTGCTTGCGCTTGTTGTTGCGCTTGCTTTTCTTCATCAAAACCTGTTGCAATAACCGTTACAATCAACTCATCTTTTAATTCGTCATTAATAACAGAACCGAAAATCATGTTTACATCTTCATCAGATGCACTTGATACGATTTCTGCTGCTTCTTGTACTTCATAAAGGCTTAGGTTAGATCCGCCTGTAATATTCATTAGGACCCCTTTTGCTCCGTCAACGGAAGTTTCAAGAAGTGGAGACGAAATTGCTTTTTTCGCAGCTTCAGCAGCACGGTTTTCACCAGTTGCAATACCGATTCCCATAAGGGCAGAACCACGATTAGTCATAATTGTTTTTACATCGGCAAAGTCTAAGTTAATTAAACCAGGTACGGCAATCAAATCAGAAATACCTTGTACACCTTGACGTAAAACATTATCTGCTTCACGGAAAGCTTCAAGCATTGGGGTATTTTTATCCACAATTTGAAGTAGACGGTCGTTAGGGATAACAATTAACGTATCTACCGCTTCTTTCATTGCTTCTGTTCCAGTTAAGGCTTGTTTCGTACGTTTTGGTCCTTCAAAACCAAACGGTCGAGTAACAACACCTACAGTTAGAGCGCCCATTTCTTTTGCGATTTGAGCGATAACAGGTGCAGCACCAGTTCCAGTTCCGCCGCCCATTCCAGCAGTCACGAATACCATATCAGAGCCTTTTAAAGCTTCTTCAATTTGTTCGCGGCTTTCTTCTGCAGCTTTTTTACCAATTTCAGGTACAGCTCCTGCGCCTAAACCACGCGTTAATTTTGTACCGATTTGTAATTTTGTTTCTGCTTTTGCTAAGTTAAGTGCTTGAGCGTCTGTATTAACGGAGATAAATTCTACTCCTTGAACACCATGCTCAATCATACGGTTTACAGCGTTGTTACCGCCACCGCCAACACCGATTACTTTAATTGTTGCCAAACTTTCTGAACTAGTGTCAAATTCTAACATATTATTGCCTCCTATTTGCCGATTTATACGATACGATTTTCTTGCTAGACTATCAGCTATTCGCTTTTATTCAAAAAATGCGCCGAAAAAATTCTTCATTTTCGTTGATACTTTTTCGTCATCTGATTTCTTTTGTTTTGGTTTAGGTTGCTTTTGTTTTGGTGCTTCATCATCGTAACGAGGTTCGCTTGCCGAACTGCTTACGTCGCGTCCTTCTAATTCAGCCATTTGGTAAGCGTATTTAATTAAACCTACTGCAGTTGTAAAGGAAGGTTCCCGAACACCAATATAATCCGGAATGGCTAGTCTAACGTGCGCTGCTAAGGTTTTTCCAGCCAAATCAATTGCGCCTGGAATAGCCATCGAGCCACCAGTTAGTACATAACCTCCTGGAAGATGCGTTTTACCGACACGAGTAAGTTCTTCCACTACTAATTGGAAAATTTCTTCCATACGCGCTTCGATAATATCTGCTACTTCTACTTGTGTAAAATGTTGTTTTTGGTCACTACCGATAACATCAATAGCAAAAACTTCATCTGGAGAAGCATCATCATAAAATGCATAGCCATGATCCAATTTAACGCGATCGGCATTTGCAGTAGATGTGTTAAGTCCAAGCGATAAATCTTTCGTAATATTATCTCCACCAACTGGAATAACACCAGTATAAGTTAGCCGTCCTTGTTCAAACACGCTAACAGTTGTAGTTCCTGCACCAACATTCACGAGTGCTGTTCCAAATTCTTTATCATCTTCTGATAAGGAAATGGATGCCTCCGCAAGTGGTTGTAAAG comes from Listeria monocytogenes and encodes:
- a CDS encoding YggS family pyridoxal phosphate-dependent enzyme, whose protein sequence is MTKQANLQKVTAQIERACEESNRQAKDVTLVAVTKTIDAAGITELYDLGIRHFGENRADVFQEKTVALADKEDICWHYIGSLQTRKVKDVLPKIDYLHSLDRLSLAQEIEKRATKPVKCFLQVNISGEESKHGFSKEEALPFLQEANFTFIEIVGLMTMAPITNSDIELHHVFHELKQLQQEIHALQLNNISCTELSMGMTNDYGIAITEGATFIRVGRALVSDDNMEV
- the ftsZ gene encoding cell division protein FtsZ; amino-acid sequence: MLEFDTSSESLATIKVIGVGGGGNNAVNRMIEHGVQGVEFISVNTDAQALNLAKAETKLQIGTKLTRGLGAGAVPEIGKKAAEESREQIEEALKGSDMVFVTAGMGGGTGTGAAPVIAQIAKEMGALTVGVVTRPFGFEGPKRTKQALTGTEAMKEAVDTLIVIPNDRLLQIVDKNTPMLEAFREADNVLRQGVQGISDLIAVPGLINLDFADVKTIMTNRGSALMGIGIATGENRAAEAAKKAISSPLLETSVDGAKGVLMNITGGSNLSLYEVQEAAEIVSSASDEDVNMIFGSVINDELKDELIVTVIATGFDEEKQAQQQAQANRRPNQSIQVNRPNYAVQEEQQNDYAQNAPQQANAPVHEQQAEPQQNSSDVDVPAFIRNRNRRG
- the ftsA gene encoding cell division protein FtsA; its protein translation is MGDSEIYVSLDIGTASVKVIIAEMADDRLNIIGVGNVESSGIKKGIIIDIDKTVESIKKAIEQAERMVGVEISQVIVGVVSSQVHLEACRGIVAVGSENREITDEDVWNVMDAAQVVPLSPEREIINTIPDQFVVDGLTGITDPRGMIGVRLEMEGTLITGSKTILHNTLRCVERAGLEISDIALQPLAEASISLSEDDKEFGTALVNVGAGTTTVSVFEQGRLTYTGVIPVGGDNITKDLSLGLNTSTANADRVKLDHGYAFYDDASPDEVFAIDVIGSDQKQHFTQVEVADIIEARMEEIFQLVVEELTRVGKTHLPGGYVLTGGSMAIPGAIDLAGKTLAAHVRLAIPDYIGVREPSFTTAVGLIKYAYQMAELEGRDVSSSASEPRYDDEAPKQKQPKPKQKKSDDEKVSTKMKNFFGAFFE